A region from the Vespula pensylvanica isolate Volc-1 chromosome 9, ASM1446617v1, whole genome shotgun sequence genome encodes:
- the LOC122631553 gene encoding mitotic spindle assembly checkpoint protein MAD1-like isoform X1: MMENNALQTVSKICKKIIMDDKDPTSVIKMIKDLRSGSEAYRRNSGVSVRLSGTAYNPPMFNNSDACSISPKRQKLDDTAASNSISNKSDNDPMPGSPWEWRRLKGEVVSLKTRLSHQEAAVQQLHKIRRQMEEVFEKEKSLLEMQVEQEKQTIKQLEVRLDVARRTIQEAREAQAVSEKELFQVKVNLEQKTVTLLNENAKLLEDLRNAPTQEKTTPPKDDIAQADAQLKLQAAEDRITQLEEKLRECRASQKDYELQNVELQNLKIKMEKLESEKALWEEGKQLVARAAKASELEKELNVARDTITVLRESVRGKLLLEEQMASITKRLEHTEKIEQQVAMLETKRSELLLRLSEYESIGINGGPSTLKRELNRLQQAEAVLMAEEGQLKSKLDAAQRECQNLSKNYEQAKQLAVDVTSSKEKLNKLVSRLQKKMMLVTRERDSYRQQLDLYEKEMTVDSSNAMLERVPALERTIEGYRDLIAKLEADLESVEGNNQKEECNKLREEIERLKGEIEHRALKGDFNSNARVLHFTMNPAAIAEQQAEEKQKALLRELEELRAKVAAGGAGTIASSLQIQEIAELKQTHDIKIARLKEAFKASSQEYRQACYQLFGWRVDRTKEGRYKLSSQYAESPDDFLFFHVGEEGVDLLETAFSATLGTFIERHLQRQHSVPMFLNAVQSELFSQQTMTNVMN; encoded by the exons ATGATGGAAAATAATGCTTTGCAAACAGTctcaaaaatttgtaaaaaaataata ATGGATGACAAAGATCCTACAagtgtaataaaaatgataaaggaCCTTCGATCTGGATCAGAAGCTTATCGCCGGAATAGTGGAGTTTCCGTCCGTCTTTCTGGTACAGCATATAATCCACCAATGTTTAATAATAGCGATGCATGCAGTATTTCTCCGAAACGTCAAAAACTGGACGATACAGCTGCCAGTAATTCCATATCAAATAAAAGCGATAATGATCCTATGCCTGGTAGTCCATGGGAATGGAGAAGATTAAAAGGagaa GTAGTTTCTTTAAAAACAAGACTGTCGCATCAAGAAGCGGCAGTTCAGCAACTTCATAAAATACGAAGGCAAATGGAAGaagtatttgaaaaagaaaaaagtctttTAGAAATGCAGgtagaacaagaaaaacagACCATTAAACAACTAGAAGTGCGGTTAGACGTTGCTAGAAGAACCATTCAAGAAGCACGTGAAGCACAAGCTGTGTCGGAGAAAGAACTATTTCAG GTAAAAGTAAATTTAGAACAAAAAACTGTAACgctattaaatgaaaatgcaAAACTTTTGGAGGATCTTAGAAATGCGCCTACACAAGAGAAAACTACTCCACCAAAGGATGACATAGCTCAAGCGGATGCTCAATTGAAGTTACAAGCTGCCGAAGACAGAATAACTCaattggaagaaaaattaaggGAATGTAGGGCGTCTCAGAAAGACTACGAGTTACAAAATGTAGAACTTCAAAACTTAAAGATTAAAATGGAGAAGTTAGAGTCGGAAAAGGCACTCTGGGAGGAGGGTAAACAATTAGTTGCAAGAGCAGCAAAAGCGAGTGAGctcgaaaaagaattgaatgtAGCTAGGGATACAATAACAGTTTTAAGGGAATCGGTTAGAGGAAAATTACTTCTAGAGGAACAAATGGCTAGCATAACTAAAAG GTTAGAGCACACCGAAAAAATTGAGCAGCAAGTTGCGATGCTCGAGACGAAGCGATCAGAGTTATTGCTTCGTCTTTCGGAATACGAATCTATAGGGATTAATGGTGGGCCATCTACGTTAAAACGTGAATTAAATCGACTTCAACAAGCAGAAGCAGTTTTAATGGCAGAAGAAGGTCAGCTCAAATCCAAACTGGATGCGGCACAAAGGGAGTGTCAAAATTTGTCAAAGAATTACGAGCAGGCTAAACAATTGGCCGTAGATGTGAcatcatcgaaagaaaaattaaataagttaGTTAGCagattgcaaaaaaaaatgatgcttgtcacaagagaaagagacagttATAGACAACAATTGGAtttgtatgaaaaagaaatgacggTAGACAGTAGCAATGCGATGCTTGAGAGAGTTCCTGCATTAGAACGCACTATCGAAGGATACAG GGATTTGATTGCCAAATTAGAAGCGGATCTGGAATCTGTAGAAGGTAATAATCAAAAGGAGGAATGCAACAAATTAAgagaagaaatcgaaagattaaaaggagaaatagaacACCGAGCTTTGAAAGGTGATTTTAACAGTAATGCTAGGGTATTACATTTTACTATGAATCCTGCTGCAATAGCGGAACAGCAAGCCGAGGAGAAGCAAAAAGCCTTATTACGTGAGCTCGAAGAATTGAGAGCTAAAGTCGCTGCAGGCGGTGCAGGAACGATAGCGTCCTCGTTACAAATACAAg AAATTGCTGAACTCAAACAAACTCATGACATAAAGATTGCACGTCTCAAAGAAGCCTTTAAAGCGTCTTCTCAAGAATACAGGCAAGCGTGTTATCAATTATTTGGTTGGAGAGTCGATAGAACTAAAGAAGGACGTTACAAATTGTCCAGTCAATACGCCGAATCGCCGGAtgactttctcttctttcacgtTGGCGAGGAAGGAGTTGACTTACTGGAAACTGCCTTCTCCGCAACTCTTGGTACTTTTATCGAGCGTCATTTACAGAGACAACACAGCGTTCCTATGTTTCTTAACGCAGTGCAATCGGAACTCTTTTCACAGCAAACGATGACAAATGtcatgaattaa
- the LOC122631553 gene encoding mitotic spindle assembly checkpoint protein MAD1-like isoform X2 — MDDKDPTSVIKMIKDLRSGSEAYRRNSGVSVRLSGTAYNPPMFNNSDACSISPKRQKLDDTAASNSISNKSDNDPMPGSPWEWRRLKGEVVSLKTRLSHQEAAVQQLHKIRRQMEEVFEKEKSLLEMQVEQEKQTIKQLEVRLDVARRTIQEAREAQAVSEKELFQVKVNLEQKTVTLLNENAKLLEDLRNAPTQEKTTPPKDDIAQADAQLKLQAAEDRITQLEEKLRECRASQKDYELQNVELQNLKIKMEKLESEKALWEEGKQLVARAAKASELEKELNVARDTITVLRESVRGKLLLEEQMASITKRLEHTEKIEQQVAMLETKRSELLLRLSEYESIGINGGPSTLKRELNRLQQAEAVLMAEEGQLKSKLDAAQRECQNLSKNYEQAKQLAVDVTSSKEKLNKLVSRLQKKMMLVTRERDSYRQQLDLYEKEMTVDSSNAMLERVPALERTIEGYRDLIAKLEADLESVEGNNQKEECNKLREEIERLKGEIEHRALKGDFNSNARVLHFTMNPAAIAEQQAEEKQKALLRELEELRAKVAAGGAGTIASSLQIQEIAELKQTHDIKIARLKEAFKASSQEYRQACYQLFGWRVDRTKEGRYKLSSQYAESPDDFLFFHVGEEGVDLLETAFSATLGTFIERHLQRQHSVPMFLNAVQSELFSQQTMTNVMN; from the exons ATGGATGACAAAGATCCTACAagtgtaataaaaatgataaaggaCCTTCGATCTGGATCAGAAGCTTATCGCCGGAATAGTGGAGTTTCCGTCCGTCTTTCTGGTACAGCATATAATCCACCAATGTTTAATAATAGCGATGCATGCAGTATTTCTCCGAAACGTCAAAAACTGGACGATACAGCTGCCAGTAATTCCATATCAAATAAAAGCGATAATGATCCTATGCCTGGTAGTCCATGGGAATGGAGAAGATTAAAAGGagaa GTAGTTTCTTTAAAAACAAGACTGTCGCATCAAGAAGCGGCAGTTCAGCAACTTCATAAAATACGAAGGCAAATGGAAGaagtatttgaaaaagaaaaaagtctttTAGAAATGCAGgtagaacaagaaaaacagACCATTAAACAACTAGAAGTGCGGTTAGACGTTGCTAGAAGAACCATTCAAGAAGCACGTGAAGCACAAGCTGTGTCGGAGAAAGAACTATTTCAG GTAAAAGTAAATTTAGAACAAAAAACTGTAACgctattaaatgaaaatgcaAAACTTTTGGAGGATCTTAGAAATGCGCCTACACAAGAGAAAACTACTCCACCAAAGGATGACATAGCTCAAGCGGATGCTCAATTGAAGTTACAAGCTGCCGAAGACAGAATAACTCaattggaagaaaaattaaggGAATGTAGGGCGTCTCAGAAAGACTACGAGTTACAAAATGTAGAACTTCAAAACTTAAAGATTAAAATGGAGAAGTTAGAGTCGGAAAAGGCACTCTGGGAGGAGGGTAAACAATTAGTTGCAAGAGCAGCAAAAGCGAGTGAGctcgaaaaagaattgaatgtAGCTAGGGATACAATAACAGTTTTAAGGGAATCGGTTAGAGGAAAATTACTTCTAGAGGAACAAATGGCTAGCATAACTAAAAG GTTAGAGCACACCGAAAAAATTGAGCAGCAAGTTGCGATGCTCGAGACGAAGCGATCAGAGTTATTGCTTCGTCTTTCGGAATACGAATCTATAGGGATTAATGGTGGGCCATCTACGTTAAAACGTGAATTAAATCGACTTCAACAAGCAGAAGCAGTTTTAATGGCAGAAGAAGGTCAGCTCAAATCCAAACTGGATGCGGCACAAAGGGAGTGTCAAAATTTGTCAAAGAATTACGAGCAGGCTAAACAATTGGCCGTAGATGTGAcatcatcgaaagaaaaattaaataagttaGTTAGCagattgcaaaaaaaaatgatgcttgtcacaagagaaagagacagttATAGACAACAATTGGAtttgtatgaaaaagaaatgacggTAGACAGTAGCAATGCGATGCTTGAGAGAGTTCCTGCATTAGAACGCACTATCGAAGGATACAG GGATTTGATTGCCAAATTAGAAGCGGATCTGGAATCTGTAGAAGGTAATAATCAAAAGGAGGAATGCAACAAATTAAgagaagaaatcgaaagattaaaaggagaaatagaacACCGAGCTTTGAAAGGTGATTTTAACAGTAATGCTAGGGTATTACATTTTACTATGAATCCTGCTGCAATAGCGGAACAGCAAGCCGAGGAGAAGCAAAAAGCCTTATTACGTGAGCTCGAAGAATTGAGAGCTAAAGTCGCTGCAGGCGGTGCAGGAACGATAGCGTCCTCGTTACAAATACAAg AAATTGCTGAACTCAAACAAACTCATGACATAAAGATTGCACGTCTCAAAGAAGCCTTTAAAGCGTCTTCTCAAGAATACAGGCAAGCGTGTTATCAATTATTTGGTTGGAGAGTCGATAGAACTAAAGAAGGACGTTACAAATTGTCCAGTCAATACGCCGAATCGCCGGAtgactttctcttctttcacgtTGGCGAGGAAGGAGTTGACTTACTGGAAACTGCCTTCTCCGCAACTCTTGGTACTTTTATCGAGCGTCATTTACAGAGACAACACAGCGTTCCTATGTTTCTTAACGCAGTGCAATCGGAACTCTTTTCACAGCAAACGATGACAAATGtcatgaattaa
- the LOC122631554 gene encoding venom serine carboxypeptidase, which translates to MTQLFSLFVFFVFVRADTHGFTNIYPKLKKFVLDKNADVGEPLFLTPLIESGKIDEARKEAIVEHKEIGAVSSYAGYFTVNKEYNSNLFFWFFPAQHNPKDAPVVLWLQGGPGATSLFGLFMENGPFFVTSNITLAPRKYSWSISHNLIYIDNPVGTGYSFTKNDKGYASNETQVGRDIHNVLVQFFKLFPELQNNDFFVTGESYGGKYVPAVSHAIKDYNIKAETKINLKGLAIGNGFTDPEHQLLYGDYLYQLGIIDLNGKNLFHQYEKKAHDLIEQKKYVDAFELFNTLLSGDYNSPSLFTNITGFNYYFNYLRTEDTNESQWMSEWVQRDDVRRAIHVGNCSFNLETKNVEDHLKGDIMQSLAILVSDLVQHYRVLIYNGQLDIIVAYPLTVNYLQNLKWPGAKKYKTVDRKQWWVQDELAGYTKSVDNLTEVLVRNAGHMVPYDQPRWALDLITRFTHNKKFK; encoded by the exons ATGACCCAGCTATTCAGTCTGTTTGTCTTTTTTGTATTCGTAAGAGCAGACACCCATGGATTTACAAACATTTATCcaaaattgaagaaatttgTTCTTGATAAAAATGCAGATGTGGGTGAGCCTCTTTTTCTAACACCACTTATTGAAAGTGGAAAGATCGATGAGGCACGAAAGGAAGCTATTGTTGAACACAAGGAGATAGGTGCGGTTAGCAGCTACGCTGGCTACTTTACAGTGAATAAGGAATACAATTCTAATTTATTCTTCTGGTTTTTCCCTGCACAG CATAATCCGAAGGATGCACCAGTAGTATTGTGGTTACAAGGTGGTCCAGGAGCAACATCCTTATTTGGTCTTTTCATGGAAAATGGGCCGTTTTTTGTTACTTCAAACATAACTCTTGCACCGCGTAAATATTCCTGGAGTATTTCTCATAACTTAATTTACATTGATAATCCAGTTGGGACCGGATATAGTTTTACTAAGAATGATAAAGGCTATGCTAGTAATGAAACTCAAGTTGGAAGAGACATTCACAACGTTTTAGTACAGTTCTTTAAACTTTTCCCAGAGCTTCagaataatgatttttttgttactgGCGAATCTTATGGTGGCAAATATGTACCTGCTGTTTCTCATGCCATCAAAGACTATAATATTAAGGCGGaaactaaaataaatctaaaggGTTTGGCGATAGGAAATGGATTTACAGATCCCGAACATCAACTTTTATATGgcgattatttatatcaacttggtataatagatttaaatggaaaaaatttgTTCCATCAATATGAGAAAAAAGCACATGATTTAATTgagcaaaaaaaatatgtagatgCTTTTGAGTTGTTTAACACGTTACTCTCTGGTGATTACaattctccatctctctttacaaatataactggttttaattattactttaattatttacggACAGAAGATACTAACGAATCTCAATGGATGTCAGAGTGGGTACAGAGAGACGACGTTAGGCGTGCGATACATGTAGGCAATTGTTCCTTTAATCTTGAAACTAAAAATGTTGAAGATCATTTAAAAGGAGATATCATGCAGTCTTTAGCTATACTGGTGTCAGATTTGGTACAACATTATAGGGTACTTATTTATAATGGTCAACTTGATATTATTGTAGCATATCCGCTCACTGTTAATTACTTGCAAAATTTGAAATGGCCTGGtgcaaagaaatataaaactgTTGATCGGAAACAATGGTGGGTACAAGACGAGTTAGCTGGTTACACAAAATCTGTCGATAATTTAACAGAAGTTCTTGTGCGAAATGCAGGTCATATGGTCCCATACGATCAACCTCGTTGGGCTCTTGATCTTATTACCCGCTTTACacataacaaaaaattcaaataa
- the LOC122631555 gene encoding lysosomal thioesterase PPT2 homolog codes for MAILRYLWTFNIFLSTLILCGNGAKSYHAVVVIHGVLTGSDSMELISNRIEEMHPGSQVYNTIRYAGWESLQPMWRQVEEIGMDVISIGAAFPEGIHLIGYSQGGLLARAILQRFPEHNVRNFISLSSPQAGQYGTRFLHLFFPNLVCETAYELFYSKVGQLTSVGNYWNDPHHQELYFKYSKFLPYVNNEKTNKTIFKSGLAKLNRMILIGGPDDGVITPWQSSQFGYYDKNETVLELRDRSIYQDDLIGLKILDKQGKLDIVTVPGVPHYGWHKNISIIDEFLLPYLD; via the exons ATGGCGATTCTACGATATCTCTGGACCttcaatattttcctttcaacATTAATATTGTGCGGTAACGGAGCTAAATCCTATCACGCCGTGGTAGTGATCCATGGGGTACTTACAGGTAGTGATAGCATGGAGCTTATCAGTAACAGAATAGAAGAA ATGCATCCTGGAAGTCAGGTTTATAATACCATTAGGTACGCCGGTTGGGAAAGTTTACAACCTATGTGGCGTCAAGTAGAGGAAATAGGAATGGATGTTATATCTATAGGTGCAGCTTTTCCCGAGGGAATACATTTGATAGGCTATAGTCAGGGAGGTTTACTTGCCAGAGCCATTTTACAGAGATTTCCTGAACATAATGTAAggaattttatttccttaagTTCGCCTCAGGCGGGACAGTATGGAA CTCGTTTCCTACATTTGTTTTTTCCAAATTTGGTATGTGAAACGGCTTATGAATTGTTTTATTCAAAAGTTGGACAACTTACAAGCGTAGGGAATTACTGGAATGATCCTCACCATCag gAGTTATACTTTAAGTACAGTAAATTTTTACCATAcgtgaataatgaaaaaaccAATAAAACTATCTTCAAATCGGGTCTTGCAAAATTAAATCGTATGATACTCATCGGTGGTCCCGACGATGGTGTCATTACTCCATGGCAAAGCAGTCAATTTGGATATTATGACAAAAATGAAACGGTTTTAGAATTGCGCGATAGATCTATTTATCAGGATGATCTCATTGGTTTGAAAATTCTAGATAAACAGGGAAAATTGGATATCGTTACTGTGCCAGGAGTACCTCATTATGGATGGcacaaaaatatatcaataatagaTGAATTTCTACTGCCATATTTAGATTAA